The following are from one region of the Geoalkalibacter subterraneus genome:
- a CDS encoding ABC transporter substrate-binding protein → MLLWLSCTQLPAAQWTDAIGRTISLEEPPQRIVSLVPAVTETLFALGLGDRVVGVTDFCTFPPEARQKPSVGGYADPGLEAVATRRPDLVFLAADMGSPALLSRLEQLGVKIYVLYPRGLEEAIAGMRAVAAVCGVAEAGERLAKELEDEIARVERAVAGKPRPRVLFAVMPQPLTVAGPDTLVGDLLAAAGARNVVPPGANRYPTWGIESLLPVDPDFIVLSPHTGLPDPENVLSGWPELTAVREGRIISVDPDWVHRPGPRLKLGLRALANAFHGLDLSLAENQP, encoded by the coding sequence TTGCTGCTTTGGCTGAGCTGCACCCAGTTGCCGGCCGCGCAATGGACCGACGCCATCGGGCGCACCATCTCCCTCGAAGAACCCCCGCAGCGCATTGTGTCACTGGTGCCCGCGGTGACTGAAACTCTGTTTGCGCTGGGTCTCGGCGACAGAGTCGTGGGGGTGACCGATTTCTGCACCTTTCCGCCCGAGGCGAGGCAGAAGCCGAGCGTGGGCGGCTATGCCGATCCCGGCCTGGAAGCGGTGGCGACCCGCAGGCCCGACCTGGTTTTTCTGGCCGCCGATATGGGCAGTCCGGCCCTGCTCAGTCGCCTGGAGCAGCTGGGAGTCAAGATCTATGTGCTCTATCCGCGCGGGCTGGAAGAGGCGATTGCAGGCATGCGTGCGGTGGCCGCGGTGTGCGGCGTGGCGGAGGCGGGAGAGCGGCTGGCGAAAGAGCTGGAGGATGAAATTGCCCGTGTCGAGAGAGCGGTTGCTGGAAAGCCCCGTCCCCGGGTGCTGTTCGCGGTGATGCCCCAGCCCCTGACGGTGGCGGGACCGGACACCCTGGTCGGGGATCTGCTCGCGGCGGCGGGAGCCCGCAACGTAGTGCCGCCTGGCGCCAACCGCTATCCGACCTGGGGGATCGAGTCGCTTCTGCCGGTAGACCCCGATTTTATCGTTCTTTCTCCCCATACCGGGCTGCCCGACCCCGAAAATGTGCTGTCCGGCTGGCCGGAGCTGACCGCGGTGCGCGAGGGGCGCATCATCTCGGTTGATCCCGATTGGGTGCACCGCCCGGGGCCGCGCCTGAAACTGGGTCTGCGTGCGCTGGCCAATGCTTTTCACGGGCTGGACCTGTCTCTTGCGGAAAATCAACCATGA
- a CDS encoding FecCD family ABC transporter permease, whose amino-acid sequence MILTLGRRFWFPLLLAVLLLAMLGSLLAGPFALSLGDLYAALIGQPHSPIHEAVVFKIRLPRVLLAALVGAALAVSGGAFQAVLRNPLADPYILGVSGGAALGAVAALALGIIPMQAMAFASFAGALGALTLVYWVARGAHGTPHALILAGVMVGSLASALLLFLLWTAPADPTRTAVFWLAGNLAMADPAWLPWSAVASALAFGWLWSRARSLDLFTQGEEVAADLGLDVGRARMSVFMAAGALTAAAVAMAGLVGFVGLTVPHVVRLLWGPSHRRLLPASALLGAAFLMIADALSRTLLAPAEIPVGVVTALLGAPFFLYLLRRREERG is encoded by the coding sequence ATGATCCTCACCCTCGGGCGTCGTTTCTGGTTTCCGCTGCTGCTGGCCGTGCTGCTGCTGGCCATGCTTGGCTCGCTGTTGGCGGGGCCTTTCGCTTTGTCGCTGGGGGATCTGTATGCCGCGTTGATCGGGCAGCCGCACTCGCCGATTCATGAGGCGGTGGTGTTCAAGATCCGCCTGCCGCGGGTTCTGCTGGCGGCGCTGGTGGGTGCGGCGCTGGCCGTATCGGGCGGCGCTTTTCAGGCGGTGCTGCGCAACCCGCTGGCCGACCCTTATATTCTCGGGGTGTCCGGCGGGGCCGCCCTCGGCGCGGTGGCCGCGCTGGCGCTGGGCATTATTCCGATGCAGGCGATGGCGTTTGCCTCCTTCGCCGGTGCGCTGGGCGCTCTGACCCTGGTCTACTGGGTGGCGCGGGGGGCGCACGGGACGCCCCATGCGCTGATTTTAGCCGGTGTGATGGTGGGGAGTCTCGCTTCTGCGCTGCTGTTGTTCCTGCTGTGGACGGCACCGGCCGATCCCACCCGCACGGCCGTGTTCTGGCTGGCGGGCAATCTCGCCATGGCCGATCCTGCCTGGCTGCCCTGGTCGGCTGTTGCTTCCGCCCTGGCCTTTGGCTGGCTGTGGTCCCGTGCGCGCTCTCTCGATCTGTTTACTCAAGGGGAGGAGGTGGCCGCTGATCTGGGGCTGGATGTGGGGCGGGCGCGCATGAGCGTGTTTATGGCCGCCGGGGCATTGACCGCCGCTGCGGTGGCGATGGCCGGGCTGGTCGGCTTTGTCGGCCTGACCGTGCCTCATGTGGTGCGCCTGCTGTGGGGCCCGTCCCACCGGCGCCTGCTGCCGGCCTCGGCCCTGCTGGGCGCCGCTTTTCTCATGATCGCCGATGCCCTGTCGCGAACCCTGCTGGCACCGGCAGAGATTCCAGTGGGGGTGGTGACGGCCCTGCTGGGTGCGCCGTTTTTCCTCTATCTACTGCGTCGGCGGGAGGAGAGGGGATGA
- a CDS encoding ABC transporter ATP-binding protein, which yields MIRIEQLEFAYGDTPVLRGIDLEVRAGEIFGVLGSNGCGKSTLLRLMRGLLAPCRGRVLWEGRDVRRLSRKALARRAAVVPQGAAAGFPFAVREMVSLGRFAHQGGFVGAHPGDRAAVEKALALTDTLHLAEREVTGLSGGELQRVLLARALAQQAPVLLLDEATSHLDIDHRLEIGELLVRLNREQGLTVVHISHDLDQAAEISHRLLLLNADGSPWALGTPDEVFTPANLQQVFRVDVHVEKNPYTGAPRVYPVARQRADWGQGLSVHLLCGGGSGGDLLRRLYRSGARISVGPLNRGDSDLLLADALGLEAVREAPFCPISAQTLNDAFNLSRKAELMVVAPTVWGSGNLACLELADAALKEGRPVLVVDPRAERDYTGGRAWQTLSELLAKGAQRCADTAEVVDRLEKMAAMEKPPQGGL from the coding sequence ATGATCCGCATCGAACAGCTTGAATTCGCCTATGGCGACACGCCGGTGTTGCGCGGCATCGACCTGGAGGTGAGGGCAGGGGAGATCTTCGGTGTTCTCGGTTCCAACGGCTGCGGCAAGTCGACCCTGCTGCGGCTGATGCGCGGTCTGCTGGCCCCGTGCCGCGGACGGGTGCTGTGGGAGGGGCGCGATGTGCGACGCCTGAGTCGCAAGGCGCTGGCGCGCCGGGCGGCAGTGGTGCCGCAGGGTGCCGCCGCCGGATTTCCCTTTGCCGTGCGGGAGATGGTTTCTCTTGGGCGTTTTGCTCATCAGGGCGGGTTTGTCGGCGCTCATCCCGGCGACCGGGCGGCGGTGGAAAAAGCGCTGGCTTTGACCGACACCCTGCACCTGGCTGAACGGGAGGTCACCGGACTGAGCGGCGGCGAGCTGCAGCGGGTTCTGCTGGCGCGCGCCCTGGCGCAGCAGGCGCCGGTGCTGCTGCTCGATGAGGCCACCAGCCACCTTGACATCGATCACCGCCTCGAGATCGGCGAGCTACTGGTGCGCCTCAATCGTGAACAGGGGCTGACCGTGGTGCATATCTCCCACGATCTCGACCAGGCCGCAGAAATTTCCCACCGCTTGCTGCTGCTCAATGCGGACGGGTCGCCCTGGGCGCTGGGGACGCCGGACGAGGTTTTTACCCCGGCCAATCTGCAGCAGGTTTTCCGGGTGGATGTCCATGTCGAGAAAAACCCCTATACCGGGGCTCCGCGCGTGTACCCGGTGGCTCGCCAGCGCGCGGACTGGGGGCAGGGGCTCAGTGTTCATCTGCTGTGCGGCGGTGGCAGCGGGGGGGATCTTCTGCGTCGTCTTTATCGCAGCGGCGCACGCATCAGCGTCGGGCCGCTCAATCGGGGCGATTCCGATCTGCTGCTGGCGGATGCCCTGGGGCTGGAGGCGGTGCGGGAGGCCCCTTTCTGCCCGATCTCAGCACAAACACTGAATGATGCTTTCAACCTGTCTCGCAAGGCCGAGCTGATGGTGGTGGCGCCCACCGTGTGGGGTTCCGGCAACCTGGCCTGTCTGGAGTTGGCCGATGCGGCATTGAAGGAGGGACGGCCGGTGCTGGTGGTTGATCCCCGGGCGGAACGCGATTACACCGGGGGCCGGGCATGGCAGACTTTGAGCGAACTGCTCGCGAAGGGTGCACAGCGCTGTGCGGATACAGCGGAGGTGGTGGACAGGCTGGAGAAAATGGCCGCCATGGAGAAACCTCCCCAGGGCGGCCTTTAA
- the tsoX gene encoding HSGNPxU motif (seleno)protein TsoX, with protein MLKMKVFHSGSSGUSPCRAATVVAEKMKQKYDGKLDVEVYLNTSEAARDYVLRGSTTVLVNEQFVPLDIATSRVRMDEYLARQLGE; from the coding sequence ATGCTGAAAATGAAAGTTTTTCACAGCGGCAGCAGTGGTTGAAGCCCCTGCCGTGCGGCCACGGTCGTGGCCGAAAAGATGAAGCAGAAATACGATGGCAAACTGGATGTGGAAGTCTACCTCAACACCTCGGAGGCGGCGCGCGACTACGTGCTGCGCGGCTCCACCACCGTGCTGGTCAACGAACAGTTCGTTCCTCTCGATATCGCCACCTCGCGCGTGCGCATGGATGAATACCTGGCGCGCCAGCTGGGCGAGTAA
- a CDS encoding ArsR/SmtB family transcription factor → MSRTKQHYKEAIYAQFARIGKAVASPKRLELLDLLCQGERTVETLAREAGLSVANTSQHLQVLRGAHLAEARKQGLHVVYRIADPQVAEFFHALRTLAQTQLAEVEQLSRRFFNDRNELEAVDRHTLLDRVRTGIAAVIDVRPPEEYQAGHLPGALSIPLPELRRRLAELPRDREIVAYCRGPYCVLSAEAVEMLRAEGFQAVRMEDGVQEWQQQGLPVEKASRDPRSIDSP, encoded by the coding sequence ATGTCAAGAACAAAGCAGCATTACAAGGAAGCCATTTACGCCCAATTCGCCCGCATCGGCAAGGCGGTTGCCAGCCCGAAGCGGCTGGAGCTGCTCGACCTGCTGTGCCAGGGTGAGCGCACGGTGGAAACTCTTGCCCGGGAAGCGGGCCTGTCCGTCGCCAACACCTCGCAACATCTGCAGGTGCTGCGAGGCGCGCACCTGGCCGAAGCCCGCAAACAGGGCCTGCATGTGGTCTACCGCATCGCCGATCCGCAGGTGGCGGAATTCTTCCATGCGCTGCGCACCCTGGCGCAGACCCAGCTGGCGGAGGTCGAACAGCTAAGCCGGCGTTTCTTCAATGACCGCAACGAGCTGGAAGCCGTGGACCGCCATACCCTGCTGGATCGAGTGCGCACCGGCATCGCGGCAGTCATCGACGTGCGCCCGCCGGAGGAATACCAGGCGGGGCATCTGCCGGGCGCCCTCTCCATCCCACTGCCCGAACTGCGCAGGCGACTGGCGGAGCTGCCCCGCGACCGGGAGATCGTCGCCTACTGCCGCGGCCCCTACTGCGTTCTCTCCGCCGAGGCAGTGGAGATGCTGCGAGCGGAAGGATTCCAGGCGGTGCGCATGGAAGACGGGGTGCAGGAGTGGCAGCAGCAGGGTCTGCCGGTGGAGAAGGCTTCCCGGGATCCCCGCAGTATCGATTCACCCTGA